One genomic region from Spirulina subsalsa PCC 9445 encodes:
- a CDS encoding response regulator: MKSQAKKKPKILVVDDEPDNLDLLYRTFHREYKVLRATSGPTALEILEQESNISVIISDQRMPIMTGTEFLSLTAMQYPDIIRILLTGYTDVEDLVEAINSGKVFKYVTKPWEATTLKEIVKQALDTHNVLKIRTEELSRSLKRETLLNSVTNTIRNAQFDRLGDSPLREVLQTVVNTVGDVLNVDICLLRSFADHELVDECFIYQKALGNSCVREAVRPTETAASEEKEAASLTITEPPPWLKLTVWETQQVEVINDIQSHPHFQGESSQYQDRLDAFARAKITSTLMVPLICQRDLMAVLALHRCGKNQGWEEDESQLAGMVADQAALAISQARAYEKVQALAKRETLVNTITSAIRSTLDPQEIFMAITEQLGTSLEVDGCALSLWTEDDEFVQCVGLYDRHSERVDASVDPALTPHRVGSVSLPQSLVPIAGNPVLLELLHTKQPVVVEDMVAATPDSMKGVDLPIRAPARALLIVPLLVDGRIIGSISLRQTERPRHWSGDDIELSQAVASQAAIAVQQSRLYQKTRQQAERLLELDRQKTEFFQNISHEFRTPLTLMIGPLESAINKQQGLPYDQAQIALRNSRRLLRLVNQLLDLQRLDAGRMQPKFRPCDLQEFVEQIVDTFRPYCQKKGIQLNIKLESCRAIYLDSEKFDKVLYNLLSNAMKFTDPGGKITVSLKLAGDHVTLQVTDTGIGIAASQIPYLFDRFRQAEGSVNRSYEGTGLGLALVKEIVELHGGQVMVNSVKRGEESEGQISGTTFSIWLQNGSAHLPPEQVLEVPTEIQAARSAVELADLEAELLEADEARAIDTIPTEGLVSTPETLPSLDPNQHRVLVVDDNPDLRTYVSHILSSAGYQVTTARNGAEGFQLLKQQRPELVISDLMMPKVSGLDLIRMVRNEEELRGTPIILLTAKADEASRLEGTEQGADSYLSKPFNDRELLASVRNLLSLKENEARVKQINDYLTESVLKRFLPPEMVKRAAKGEMELDLHPDPRLVTILFSDIVGFTQLSNRLQARGIAQVLNEYLEAMTQVVFEHGGTVDKFMGDAIIALFGAPEDLPPAEQVRRAVNTARGMYRRLDDLNAYWERQGIVGGQQPPPVQFRCGIHHGPAVVGMFGGNLRSDYTAIGPSVNIAARLQEATHPNSILVSTAVTQHLSPSEVEEFGLLQLKGIDGKVLTFLVKQEGC; encoded by the coding sequence ATGAAGTCCCAAGCAAAGAAGAAGCCTAAAATTCTGGTGGTGGATGATGAGCCGGATAATCTCGATTTGCTCTATCGGACTTTCCATCGGGAGTATAAGGTTTTACGGGCAACCAGTGGACCAACAGCCCTAGAAATATTGGAACAAGAGTCCAATATTTCGGTGATTATTTCTGATCAACGAATGCCCATTATGACGGGGACAGAATTCCTCAGTCTAACGGCTATGCAGTATCCGGATATTATCCGGATTCTCTTAACAGGTTATACCGATGTCGAGGACTTAGTAGAAGCGATCAATAGTGGGAAGGTCTTTAAGTATGTCACCAAACCTTGGGAAGCCACAACCCTCAAGGAAATTGTCAAACAGGCTTTAGATACCCACAACGTCCTCAAAATCCGCACCGAAGAATTATCCCGCTCTCTCAAGCGGGAAACTTTACTCAATAGTGTCACCAATACTATTCGCAATGCTCAGTTTGACCGTTTGGGGGATTCTCCCTTACGGGAAGTGTTACAAACTGTAGTCAATACCGTGGGGGATGTCCTGAATGTTGATATTTGTTTATTGCGTTCTTTTGCCGATCATGAGTTAGTTGATGAGTGTTTTATTTATCAAAAGGCTTTGGGGAACTCTTGCGTTCGTGAAGCTGTGCGACCAACAGAAACGGCCGCTTCGGAGGAGAAAGAGGCAGCGTCTTTGACGATTACAGAACCTCCCCCTTGGTTAAAACTAACGGTTTGGGAAACCCAGCAGGTGGAAGTAATTAACGACATCCAATCTCACCCCCACTTTCAAGGTGAGAGTTCCCAATATCAGGATCGTCTGGATGCTTTTGCCCGAGCAAAAATTACCTCAACGTTAATGGTGCCGCTCATCTGTCAACGGGATTTAATGGCTGTGTTAGCGCTCCACCGTTGCGGGAAAAATCAAGGCTGGGAGGAAGATGAGAGCCAACTGGCGGGAATGGTAGCGGATCAAGCCGCCCTAGCTATTTCTCAAGCCAGAGCCTATGAGAAGGTGCAGGCTTTAGCCAAACGGGAAACCCTGGTCAATACAATTACCTCCGCCATCCGTTCCACCTTGGATCCCCAAGAGATTTTTATGGCGATTACGGAACAGTTGGGGACATCTTTGGAGGTGGATGGTTGTGCCTTGTCTCTGTGGACTGAGGATGATGAGTTTGTCCAATGTGTGGGACTCTATGACCGCCACTCCGAACGAGTCGATGCGAGCGTAGATCCCGCCCTCACCCCCCATCGTGTGGGCAGTGTTTCCCTGCCTCAGTCCCTTGTTCCCATTGCCGGAAATCCCGTCCTGTTAGAACTCCTGCACACTAAACAGCCCGTTGTGGTGGAGGATATGGTAGCGGCTACCCCAGACTCCATGAAGGGGGTAGATTTGCCTATTCGCGCTCCGGCTCGGGCTTTGCTGATTGTTCCCTTGTTGGTGGATGGGCGGATTATTGGCAGTATTTCCCTCCGCCAAACGGAACGCCCCCGTCATTGGTCGGGGGATGATATTGAATTATCTCAGGCGGTGGCTTCTCAAGCGGCGATCGCAGTACAACAATCCCGCCTCTACCAAAAAACCCGCCAACAAGCAGAACGCCTGCTCGAACTCGATCGACAAAAAACCGAATTTTTCCAAAACATCTCCCACGAATTCCGCACCCCCCTCACCCTAATGATTGGCCCCCTAGAGTCCGCCATCAACAAACAGCAAGGCTTACCCTATGATCAAGCCCAAATCGCCCTCCGCAACTCTCGCCGTCTCTTGCGCTTGGTCAACCAACTCCTCGACCTGCAACGCCTAGACGCAGGACGAATGCAGCCCAAATTCCGCCCCTGTGATTTACAGGAATTTGTCGAGCAAATTGTGGACACCTTCCGCCCCTACTGCCAAAAAAAGGGCATTCAGTTAAACATCAAACTCGAGTCCTGTCGTGCCATCTACTTGGATAGTGAAAAATTCGACAAGGTACTCTATAACCTACTCTCCAATGCCATGAAATTCACCGATCCTGGGGGCAAAATTACCGTTTCCCTCAAACTAGCCGGGGATCATGTCACCTTACAAGTCACAGATACCGGGATTGGTATTGCCGCCTCTCAAATTCCCTACCTGTTCGACCGTTTCCGCCAAGCTGAAGGCTCCGTCAACCGTTCCTATGAAGGAACTGGTTTGGGATTAGCCCTAGTCAAAGAAATTGTCGAACTTCACGGCGGTCAAGTGATGGTTAATTCCGTCAAACGGGGGGAAGAAAGCGAGGGTCAAATCTCCGGCACCACCTTCAGCATCTGGTTACAGAATGGCTCCGCCCATTTACCCCCAGAGCAAGTCTTAGAAGTTCCCACAGAAATTCAAGCCGCCCGGTCTGCGGTAGAATTAGCCGATTTAGAAGCCGAACTGCTCGAAGCTGATGAAGCCCGAGCTATTGATACCATTCCCACAGAAGGTTTAGTCAGCACCCCTGAAACCCTTCCGAGCCTAGACCCCAACCAGCACCGGGTTTTAGTCGTCGATGACAACCCCGACTTACGCACCTATGTTTCCCATATTCTCTCCTCCGCCGGATATCAAGTCACCACCGCCCGCAACGGAGCCGAAGGCTTTCAACTTCTAAAACAACAGCGCCCGGAATTAGTCATCAGTGACCTAATGATGCCCAAAGTGTCTGGTTTGGATCTCATCCGGATGGTACGGAATGAAGAAGAACTGCGCGGCACCCCCATTATTCTCCTGACCGCAAAAGCTGATGAAGCTAGCCGCTTAGAAGGTACCGAACAAGGGGCCGACTCCTACCTCTCCAAACCCTTCAATGACCGGGAACTGTTGGCCAGTGTGCGAAATTTGCTCTCCCTCAAAGAAAATGAAGCCCGAGTGAAACAAATTAATGATTACCTCACAGAATCAGTCTTAAAACGCTTTTTACCCCCCGAAATGGTCAAACGGGCAGCCAAGGGGGAAATGGAGCTAGATTTGCACCCAGACCCCCGTTTAGTGACGATTTTATTTAGTGATATTGTCGGCTTTACCCAACTCTCCAACCGTCTCCAAGCGCGAGGCATTGCTCAAGTGTTAAATGAGTATCTAGAAGCGATGACTCAGGTTGTGTTTGAGCATGGTGGCACGGTGGATAAATTCATGGGCGATGCCATCATTGCCCTGTTTGGCGCGCCAGAAGACCTCCCCCCAGCCGAACAAGTGCGTCGGGCGGTGAATACAGCCCGGGGAATGTATCGACGTTTAGATGACCTCAATGCTTACTGGGAGCGACAGGGCATTGTGGGGGGGCAGCAGCCGCCCCCAGTGCAGTTTCGCTGTGGCATCCATCACGGGCCGGCTGTGGTGGGGATGTTTGGAGGAAACTTGCGTTCTGACTACACGGCCATTGGTCCGAGTGTAAATATTGCCGCCCGTCTTCAGGAAGCGACTCACCCCAATAGTATTTTAGTTTCAACGGCGGTGACTCAGCATCTCTCCCCCTCGGAGGTGGAGGAATTTGGTCTGTTGCAGTTGAAGGGGATTGATGGGAAGGTTCTCACTTTTTTGGTTAAACAAGAAGGATGTTAG
- a CDS encoding GNAT family N-acetyltransferase has product MFPIPALSGVAVDYSFFGFKNQPIVQERYPDQLPTQDSDFPWELTVRSAQFRDLKSLADILTTSFHSSEGWLTGWLYPFLSFGIYEDLRSRFRGASPHYHCFTAILVPRRCALALAKPSQGTEREGIASIPTSTGQQEEITGTVEIALRSLPSGGHSHQYPYISNLAVSPNFRRRGIARQLLLSCEPIALEWGFKEIYLHVLENNDQAKQLYWSLGYRLKRVESDCFFGVFQQPRRLLLQKSLCSGCGKWGMGSRS; this is encoded by the coding sequence TTGTTCCCTATTCCCGCTTTAAGTGGGGTGGCCGTGGACTACTCTTTTTTCGGGTTTAAAAATCAACCCATTGTTCAAGAACGGTATCCGGATCAATTGCCAACTCAAGACTCAGATTTTCCTTGGGAGTTGACTGTTCGCTCGGCTCAATTCCGGGACTTAAAATCCTTGGCGGATATTTTGACGACTAGCTTTCATTCTTCTGAGGGCTGGCTGACGGGGTGGTTGTATCCGTTTTTGAGTTTTGGCATTTATGAGGACCTCCGCAGTCGTTTCCGGGGGGCTTCCCCTCACTATCACTGTTTTACGGCGATTCTCGTTCCGAGACGCTGCGCGTTAGCATTGGCGAAGCCTTCCCAAGGAACGGAAAGGGAAGGAATTGCATCTATTCCTACCTCTACCGGACAACAGGAGGAAATCACCGGAACGGTGGAAATTGCCCTCCGCTCCCTCCCTAGTGGGGGGCATAGTCACCAGTATCCTTATATTTCCAATTTAGCGGTCAGTCCGAATTTTCGACGGCGGGGGATTGCTCGCCAATTACTTTTAAGTTGTGAACCTATTGCTCTAGAATGGGGCTTTAAGGAGATTTACCTCCATGTTTTAGAAAATAATGACCAAGCGAAACAACTCTATTGGTCTTTAGGTTATCGCCTCAAACGAGTAGAATCGGATTGTTTCTTTGGGGTGTTTCAACAGCCTAGACGGTTATTGCTCCAGAAGTCCCTTTGTTCAGGGTGTGGGAAATGGGGAATGGGGAGTAGGTCATAA